AGTTATTTCATTCAACTGAATAATGATATCAAAGGCTAACAAAAAAAACTAAGATGAAGAATACCTAATTAAAGGCATAACTCATGTAactcttaaaaaaatattttgattgagaGTAATGAAAAAAATAACTGCAAAAACATGGAAACACAGAAAAGCTAAAGTTGAAAATGATAGTCATGGACAAGATTACTTATGAAAGACAGATTTCTATtcaaaaacagaaaacaaaaaaagaaactaaACTTCGAACATGAAGGTGTACATTTTTAATAAACTCGAACTTGGTAGTCACAAAAACGTAAGTTACAATGACTAATTCCTAATTTGAAGAACAACAAAATAATTATAAACTCTAAGATGTCACAGTGAATGTTGTGACTAGAAGACCATGCCAAAAATTACATGAACACAATCAAATATGTTAATCCCAGCGGCCAAAACATTTAGTTCAATcaaataaattaagaaatcaactagaacttgagcaacaaaaatcAGCAGCAAACATGAATTGGAGATTGTACATTATGcattttcaaaaaagaaaaacttgggGAATGTCAGTCATACCCATGAAAACTGTCCCCCACGGAACTTATTGTCGGTGCCAGCCAGCTGCGAGTCCAGTGGAGTAAGCTTCAATAATCTTGGAGCAGCAATCCTGTGACCTCTTCTCCCACTAAAACCAGTCATCTCCCTTCCATCTTTGTCCTTAAAGACTGTGCTTATAAGTATTAGGTATGTGTCTGTTGTGCCCAATACCCACTttccatcaaaagtaacatccacGTGAGTGATCGGTGATCCAAGTCCAGGGAATGCAGTCTTTGCCACCCTCATAGAACCGTCTGAGTATAACCGTATCTTCCCATTCAGAGATCCCACAACAATAGAACCATCACCTGTGGTAGCAAAGCACTGAAAATTTGTCCCTTTAGAGAACTGGTGACCTTGCTTCCACTGCAACACCGGGGATTCCATTTGAATTGCAATGTTCTGGACCATCCCTCTTTGGTCCCGCAAGTCCCAGCGGCAAAGAGTATTATCATCCAACCCCAAAAAGGTGGACTCTGATGGATCCAACTGAGCACCCTTGCTATCATTTGCTATGTCTTGCATGGTAATATTAGTTCCATCCTTCTCAAACTTCCACTCTGTGACAACCTTCCCCGTTTCAATGTCCAGCTGATGAAGCCCAGTTGCACGGGAATTCCCTTGTGCTGGGCTCATCAACAACATATTGGTCTCTGCTTtcatcaaaagtgccttcttaggTGTAGAACACCCGCCAGCTCGGCCACCATTTCTCGAAACATTCACTGAAATCCCCTTTCCATGAACCCCATGGCTAAAGTTCCTGAGAACCTGGATCCCAGAGTCACTCACCAAGAAACTGTTGTCAAGTGCACCAAGTGCGAGGCTCTGTATCCCACCTCCATTGGCCGCCTCCTCGAACTCCTCCAGCAAGTCCTGGTTGACCCTGGTCGGCATAGCCAACGGCCCAGGACTGCTTTCAAAGCATTCTTCAGCATCTCCCCAAATGCTCTCTTCTTCTGCCTCTGGTCGCACCCACGCCATGAAATCCTTTCCGAACACCTTCACCTTGTTCGCCTCGTTCGCTGCAAAGCCGTAGGCGTTCTCAAAGAGGCAGCTTTGGTACTGATTCTGGAACTCCCGATACCCTTCCAGCGTGGGGAATTTGATGGCCCACACCCCATCGGCGACGAAATCAACGCGGCGCTGGTCGGGCAACGACTTGAGCTGCAGCTCCGGACCGACCCTGACGCGGACCCTGGCgccgatccgcaggaaccaagggGAGGAGGACGGGCTCTCATCCTCGCCGTCGGAGTCGCCAGAGAGCGAGGGCCGAAAGAAAGCGTAGGAGGCGAGCTTGTCGGAGAGGACCCAGCGGGCGGCGGGGGAACTGCCGCCGACGTGGAGGTAGAGCTTGACAGAGTTCGTAGGGCTAGGGTTCTGGGAGGAGGGAGACGGCGAGGAGTAGGGCTTAGTATACTGGAGTTTGAGGGATTGAAGCTGCCGATCCACTTCGTCGAGGGAGTAGGTCGGGGTTAGGGTTTCCCCCGATCGGTGACCGGTTCCTCCTtggtcttgttgttgttgttgttctccCCCTTCTTCTTCGTCGGAATCGGAGAGCTCCAAGGCCTCGCGGCTGTGAGATCCTCCCatggcgagcgagcgagcgagcgagtgtACGAGAAGCGGGCAAGATTTGAATTCGGAAGGGAACTTATAGTGGAGAGAGCGCGGGGATTCGAACTCGATATTAACACCTGCCTTAAGCGGTGAGGGTACCGATCGGAGTCTATGCTAATAATTTTACTACTCCTTGACCATTTACCCGGTAATCTCCGTTACCTTATGATTGTATGACGATGTGGGCCAGGCAGAAACCCCTCGCCTAAAGGTGGGTAAAACTGGCAGTGACTTGTAATTGGGTAAGAAAACTATTTCGTTTTTCATCGCACTCCTAAGCAGGGACCCCGGAAGGTGGGGCCCACGTGGATCTTCATGCATGTAGCCAGTCACAAGACTGGTAGGTGACCCTGGTAAGGTAAACATGGtcaaagaagaaagcaaatttgcgaGACGGCAGAAACGCACCCTTCTTGTTT
This genomic stretch from Musa acuminata AAA Group cultivar baxijiao chromosome BXJ3-9, Cavendish_Baxijiao_AAA, whole genome shotgun sequence harbors:
- the LOC135649145 gene encoding protein CYPRO4-like yields the protein MGGSHSREALELSDSDEEEGGEQQQQQDQGGTGHRSGETLTPTYSLDEVDRQLQSLKLQYTKPYSSPSPSSQNPSPTNSVKLYLHVGGSSPAARWVLSDKLASYAFFRPSLSGDSDGEDESPSSSPWFLRIGARVRVRVGPELQLKSLPDQRRVDFVADGVWAIKFPTLEGYREFQNQYQSCLFENAYGFAANEANKVKVFGKDFMAWVRPEAEEESIWGDAEECFESSPGPLAMPTRVNQDLLEEFEEAANGGGIQSLALGALDNSFLVSDSGIQVLRNFSHGVHGKGISVNVSRNGGRAGGCSTPKKALLMKAETNMLLMSPAQGNSRATGLHQLDIETGKVVTEWKFEKDGTNITMQDIANDSKGAQLDPSESTFLGLDDNTLCRWDLRDQRGMVQNIAIQMESPVLQWKQGHQFSKGTNFQCFATTGDGSIVVGSLNGKIRLYSDGSMRVAKTAFPGLGSPITHVDVTFDGKWVLGTTDTYLILISTVFKDKDGREMTGFSGRRGHRIAAPRLLKLTPLDSQLAGTDNKFRGGQFSWVTDNGKRERHLVATFGNFSVIWNFQQVKDSNHECYKNQEGLKSCYCYKIVPKDESIVDSRFMHEKFAVSDSPEAPLVVATPMKVSSFSISSGRH